Proteins from a single region of Harmonia axyridis chromosome 4, icHarAxyr1.1, whole genome shotgun sequence:
- the LOC123677971 gene encoding uncharacterized protein LOC123677971 yields MSKVEIATSKEKLASQSKEVIKDGSKLKVNIETEPAPKPEEGKNMWWKKKAPPPKMPCEVLTPNDSRDPSYTNLTLPYRVICRQRYQKCSQKYRNQFISEIKRQEAMQFRALDGIRIRREFCDPLIEPLPPEDTIKLTPKQQYRLDELLKTHFY; encoded by the exons ATGTCGAAGGTAGAGATAGCCACTTCAAAAGAAAAACTCGCTTCTCAATCAAAGGAAGTTATTAAAGATGGATCCAAATTAAAAGTTAATATTGAAACTGAACCAGCTCCGAAACCTGAAGAAGGGAAAAATATGTGGTGGAAGAAGAAAGCGCCACCGCCGAAAATGCCTTGCGAAGTCCTAACACCCAATGACAGTAGAGATCCAAGTTACACAAATTTAACATTGCCATA TAGAGTTATATGTCGACAACGATACCAAAAATGCTCACAGAAATATCGAAATCAATTCATTAGCGAAATTAAACGACAAGAGGCCATGCAGTTCAGGGCGCTAGATGGCATAAGGATACGAAGGGAATTTTGCGATCCTTTGATAGAGCCACTTCCTCCTGAGGATACAATCAAGCTAACTCCGAAACAACAATATAGATTAGATGAATTATTAAAGACACATTTCTATTGA
- the LOC123677792 gene encoding brassinosteroid-responsive RING protein 1-like — translation MSLDHLYEFNFEKLYNDCTERGITFEEDCSICLSRLTGELYLTDCRHSFHKECIDRWCSSSECCPMCRTNLVFEETCSIFDTNWKPVNIHRFDKMDSDEEDDDSDADDESETEEEKEEIEGENECQTECQTNEEN, via the exons ATGTCTTTAGACCATCTATATGAATTCaacttcgaaaagttgtacaacgattgtacagaaag gggtataacattCGAAGAGGATTGCAGCATTTGTTTGAGCAGATTAACAGGAGAATTGTACCTTACGGACTGCAGACATTCATTCCACAAGGAGTgtatcgacaggtggtgctccagttccgAATGTTGTCCCATGTGCAGGAcaaatttagttttcgaagaaaCCTGCAGTATCTTCGATACTAATTGGAAACCTGTCAATATCCATCggttcgacaagatggacagcgatgaagaagatgatgaCAGTGACGCAGATGATGAAAGTGaaactgaagaagaaaaagaagagatTGAAGGAGAAAACGAATGTCAAACCGAGTGCCAAACCAACgaggaaaattaa